In Salmonella enterica subsp. enterica serovar Typhimurium str. LT2, a single window of DNA contains:
- the mraY gene encoding phospho-N-acetylmuramoyl-pentapeptide transferase (similar to E. coli phospho-N-acetylmuramoyl-pentapeptide transferase? (AAC73198.1); Blastp hit to AAC73198.1 (360 aa), 97% identity in aa 1 - 360): MLVWLAEHLVKYYSGFNVFSYLTFRAIVSLLTALFISLWMGPRMIARLQKLSFGQVVRNDGPESHFSKRGTPTMGGIMILTSIVISVLLWAYPSNPYVWCVLVVLIGYGIIGFVDDYRKVVRKDTKGLIARWKYFWMSVIALGVAFALYLVGKDTPATQLVVPFFKDVMPQLGLFYILLSYFVIVGTGNAVNLTDGLDGLAIMPTVFVAAGFALVAWATGNMNFANYLHIPYLRHAGELVIVCTAIVGAGLGFLWFNTYPAQVFMGDVGSLALGGALGIIAVLLRQEFLLVIMGGVFVVETLSVILQVGSFKLRGQRIFRMAPIHHHYELKGWPEPRVIVRFWIISLMLVLIGLATLKVR, translated from the coding sequence ATGTTAGTTTGGCTGGCCGAGCATTTGGTCAAATATTATTCCGGCTTTAACGTCTTTTCTTATCTGACGTTTCGCGCCATCGTCAGCCTGTTGACCGCGCTGTTCATCTCTTTATGGATGGGCCCGCGTATGATCGCTCGTCTGCAAAAACTCTCTTTTGGCCAGGTGGTACGTAACGATGGCCCGGAATCGCACTTCAGTAAACGCGGTACGCCGACGATGGGCGGCATCATGATCCTGACGTCGATTGTGATTTCCGTTCTGTTATGGGCTTACCCGTCTAACCCGTACGTCTGGTGCGTGCTGGTGGTATTGATCGGCTACGGCATTATCGGTTTTGTCGATGACTACCGCAAAGTGGTGCGGAAAGATACCAAAGGGCTGATTGCGCGCTGGAAATATTTCTGGATGTCGGTTATCGCGCTCGGCGTGGCCTTTGCGCTTTATCTCGTCGGGAAAGACACGCCCGCGACCCAACTGGTGGTGCCGTTCTTTAAAGATGTTATGCCGCAATTGGGGCTGTTTTACATTCTGCTGTCCTACTTTGTCATCGTCGGTACGGGTAACGCCGTGAACCTGACCGACGGGCTTGATGGTCTGGCGATTATGCCGACTGTCTTCGTTGCCGCCGGCTTTGCGCTGGTGGCCTGGGCGACCGGGAACATGAACTTCGCCAATTACCTGCATATTCCGTATTTACGCCATGCGGGCGAGCTGGTGATTGTCTGTACGGCGATTGTCGGCGCGGGATTAGGATTCTTGTGGTTTAACACCTATCCGGCGCAGGTTTTTATGGGCGATGTCGGATCGCTGGCGTTGGGCGGTGCGTTGGGCATTATCGCCGTGCTGCTGCGTCAGGAATTTCTGCTGGTGATCATGGGCGGCGTCTTTGTGGTGGAAACTCTGTCGGTCATCCTGCAGGTGGGTTCCTTTAAACTACGCGGACAGCGTATTTTCCGTATGGCGCCTATCCATCACCACTATGAACTGAAAGGCTGGCCGGAACCGCGCGTGATTGTGCGCTTCTGGATTATTTCGCTGATGCTGGTGCTGATTGGCCTGGCAACGCTGAAGGTACGTTAA
- the murD gene encoding UDP-N-acetylmuramoylalanine-D-glutamate ligase (similar to E. coli UDP-N-acetylmuramoylalanine-D-glutamate ligase (AAC73199.1); Blastp hit to AAC73199.1 (438 aa), 92% identity in aa 1 - 438), translating to MADYQDKNVVIIGLGLTGLSCVDFFLARGVTPRVMDTRVTPPGLDKLPQEVERHVGGLNDEWLLAADLIVASPGIALAHPSLSAAASAGVEIVGDIELFCREAQAPIVAITGSNGKSTVTTLVGEMAKAAGVNVGVGGNIGLPALMLLDADRELYVLELSSFQLETTSSLQAAAATVLNVTEDHMDRYPFGLQQYRAAKLRVYEKAKVCVVNADDALTMPVRGADERCVSFGVNMGDYHLNRQQGETWLRVKGEKVLNVKEMKLSGQHNYTNALAALALADAVGLPRASSLKALTTFTGLAHRFQLALEHNGVRWINDSKATNVGSTEAALNGLHVDGTLHLLLGGDGKSADFSPLTRYLTGDRIRLYCFGRDGAQLAALRPEIAQQTETMEEAMRLLAPRVQPGDMVLLSPACASLDQFKNFEQRGDVFTRLAKELG from the coding sequence ATGGCTGATTACCAGGACAAAAACGTCGTCATTATTGGTCTGGGCTTAACCGGACTCTCTTGCGTGGACTTTTTTCTCGCCCGCGGCGTGACGCCGCGGGTGATGGATACTCGCGTGACGCCGCCGGGTCTGGATAAGCTGCCGCAAGAGGTTGAGCGTCACGTTGGCGGCCTGAACGACGAGTGGCTCTTAGCGGCGGATTTAATCGTCGCCAGCCCTGGTATTGCTCTGGCGCATCCCTCTCTTAGCGCTGCCGCCAGCGCTGGAGTGGAAATTGTCGGCGATATCGAACTGTTTTGCCGCGAAGCGCAAGCGCCGATTGTGGCCATCACCGGCTCGAACGGCAAAAGCACCGTGACCACCTTAGTGGGCGAGATGGCGAAAGCGGCGGGCGTCAATGTCGGCGTTGGCGGCAATATCGGTCTTCCGGCGCTGATGCTGCTGGATGCCGATCGCGAATTGTACGTGCTGGAATTATCCAGTTTCCAACTGGAAACTACCTCAAGTTTGCAAGCGGCGGCGGCAACGGTGCTCAACGTCACTGAAGATCATATGGACCGGTATCCGTTTGGTTTGCAACAGTACCGGGCGGCGAAACTGCGCGTCTACGAGAAGGCGAAAGTGTGCGTAGTGAATGCCGATGACGCGTTGACGATGCCGGTACGCGGGGCCGATGAACGCTGCGTTAGCTTTGGCGTCAATATGGGCGATTATCACCTTAATCGTCAGCAGGGCGAAACCTGGCTGCGAGTCAAAGGCGAGAAGGTGCTGAACGTGAAAGAGATGAAGCTTTCCGGTCAGCATAACTATACCAATGCGTTAGCGGCGCTGGCGCTGGCGGATGCCGTAGGTCTGCCGCGCGCCAGCAGTTTGAAGGCGTTGACGACATTTACCGGTCTGGCGCATCGCTTCCAGCTGGCGTTGGAGCATAACGGCGTACGTTGGATCAACGACTCGAAAGCGACCAACGTCGGCAGTACCGAAGCGGCGCTAAACGGTTTGCATGTGGACGGTACGCTACATCTGCTGCTGGGCGGCGACGGTAAGTCGGCAGACTTTTCTCCGCTGACACGCTATCTGACCGGCGATCGTATCCGCCTGTATTGCTTTGGGCGCGATGGCGCGCAGCTTGCCGCACTGCGTCCGGAAATCGCCCAACAGACTGAGACGATGGAAGAGGCGATGCGTTTGCTGGCGCCGCGCGTTCAGCCGGGTGATATGGTGCTGCTGTCGCCCGCTTGCGCTAGCCTCGATCAGTTTAAAAATTTTGAGCAACGGGGCGATGTCTTTACCCGTCTGGCGAAGGAGTTAGGTTGA
- the ftsW gene encoding essential cell division gene (stablilzes FtsZ ring; cytoplasmic membrane required for PBP2 expression; similar to E. coli cell division; membrane protein involved in shape determination (AAC73200.1); Blastp hit to AAC73200.1 (414 aa), 90% identity in aa 1 - 414) — MRLSLPRLRMPRVPGFGLLAWLFAALKGWVMASRDKDADSLIMYDRTLLWLTFGLAAIGFVMVTSASMPVGQRLANDPFLFAKRDALYIFLAFCLAMVTLRLPMTFWQKYSTTMLIASIIMLLIVLVVGSSVNGASRWIALGPLRIQPAEFTKLSLFCYLANYLVRKVDEVRNNLRGFLKPMGVILVLAVLLLAQPDLGTVVVLFVTTLAMLFLAGAKLWQFIAIIGMGISAVILLILAEPYRIRRVTSFWNPWEDPFGSGYQLTQSLMAFGRGEIWGQGLGNSVQKLEYLPEAHTDFIFAIIGEELGYIGVVLALLMVFFVAFRAMSIGRKALEIDHRFSGFLACSIGIWFSFQALVNVGAAAGMLPTKGLTLPLISYGGSSLLIMSTAIMFLLRIDYETRLEKAQAFTRGSR; from the coding sequence ATGCGTTTATCTCTCCCCCGTCTGAGAATGCCGCGCGTACCAGGCTTTGGCCTCCTGGCCTGGCTGTTTGCGGCGCTTAAAGGCTGGGTGATGGCTTCGCGCGATAAAGACGCCGACAGTCTGATCATGTATGACCGCACGCTGCTATGGCTGACCTTCGGGCTGGCGGCGATTGGTTTTGTCATGGTGACGTCGGCCTCCATGCCAGTCGGGCAGCGCCTGGCGAACGATCCGTTTTTGTTTGCCAAACGTGATGCGCTCTATATCTTCCTGGCATTTTGTCTGGCGATGGTCACGCTACGTTTGCCCATGACCTTCTGGCAAAAATACAGCACGACGATGCTGATTGCGTCGATCATTATGCTGCTTATCGTGTTGGTCGTCGGGAGCTCGGTTAACGGGGCGTCGCGCTGGATTGCGCTGGGGCCGCTGCGTATTCAGCCTGCGGAGTTTACCAAGCTGTCGCTGTTCTGCTACCTCGCGAACTATCTGGTGCGTAAGGTTGATGAGGTGCGAAATAACCTGCGCGGCTTTTTAAAACCAATGGGCGTGATTCTGGTGCTGGCGGTGTTACTGCTGGCGCAGCCTGACCTCGGGACGGTGGTCGTACTGTTTGTCACCACGCTGGCGATGCTGTTTCTCGCCGGGGCGAAATTATGGCAGTTCATCGCCATTATCGGGATGGGCATCTCGGCGGTGATTCTGTTAATCCTCGCCGAACCGTATCGTATTCGTCGCGTTACTTCGTTCTGGAACCCCTGGGAAGATCCGTTCGGCAGCGGTTATCAGCTGACGCAGTCGCTGATGGCTTTTGGTCGCGGTGAGATATGGGGGCAAGGGCTGGGGAATTCGGTGCAGAAACTGGAGTATTTGCCGGAGGCGCACACCGATTTCATCTTCGCCATTATTGGGGAAGAACTGGGTTATATCGGTGTGGTATTGGCGCTTTTAATGGTATTCTTCGTCGCTTTTCGCGCGATGTCGATTGGCCGTAAGGCATTGGAGATTGACCACCGTTTTTCCGGATTTTTAGCGTGTTCTATCGGTATCTGGTTTAGTTTCCAGGCGCTGGTAAACGTTGGCGCGGCCGCGGGGATGCTGCCGACCAAAGGTCTTACGCTGCCGCTGATCAGTTATGGCGGGTCGAGTCTGTTGATTATGTCGACGGCCATTATGTTTTTATTACGTATTGATTATGAAACGCGTCTGGAAAAAGCGCAGGCGTTTACACGAGGTTCTCGATGA
- the murG gene encoding UDP-N-acetylglucosamine:N-acetylmuramyl-(pentapeptide) pyrophosphoryl-undecaprenol N-acetylglucosamine transferase (similar to E. coli UDP-N-acetylglucosamine:N-acetylmuramyl- (pentapeptide) pyrophosphoryl-undecaprenol N-acetylglucosamine transferase (AAC73201.1); Blastp hit to AAC73201.1 (355 aa), 92% identity in aa 1 - 354) — MSGQPKRLMVMAGGTGGHVFPGLAVAHHLMAQGWQVRWLGTADRMEADLVPKHGIDIDFIRISGLRGKGVKALLAAPLRIFNAWRQARAIMKRFKPDVVLGMGGYVSGPGGLAAWSLGIPVVLHEQNGIAGLTNQWLAKIATTVMQAFPGAFPNAEVVGNPVRTDVLALPLPQVRLAGRDGPIRVLVVGGSQGARVLNQTMPQVAARLGDTVTIWHQSGKGAQLTVEQAYAGAGQPQHKVTEFIDDMAAAYAWADVVVCRSGALTVSEIAAAGLPAIFVPFQHKDRQQYWNALPLENAGAAKIFEQPQFTVEAVADTLAGWSREALLTMAERARAVSIPDATERVASEVSRVART; from the coding sequence ATGAGTGGTCAACCGAAGCGGTTAATGGTGATGGCGGGCGGTACCGGCGGGCACGTGTTCCCGGGACTGGCCGTTGCGCATCATTTAATGGCCCAGGGCTGGCAGGTTCGCTGGCTGGGTACCGCCGATCGTATGGAAGCGGATTTAGTGCCGAAGCATGGCATCGACATTGACTTTATTCGGATCTCCGGTCTACGCGGTAAAGGCGTAAAAGCGCTTCTGGCGGCGCCGCTGCGGATTTTTAACGCCTGGCGGCAGGCGCGGGCGATCATGAAGCGGTTTAAGCCGGATGTCGTGCTGGGAATGGGCGGTTATGTTTCCGGCCCCGGCGGTCTTGCCGCATGGTCATTGGGTATTCCGGTCGTCTTGCATGAGCAAAACGGTATCGCCGGGCTAACCAATCAGTGGCTGGCCAAAATCGCGACCACAGTGATGCAGGCGTTTCCCGGTGCGTTTCCGAACGCGGAAGTGGTGGGTAACCCGGTGCGTACCGACGTACTGGCGTTGCCGTTGCCGCAGGTGCGTCTGGCCGGTCGTGACGGCCCGATTCGCGTGTTGGTGGTCGGCGGTTCTCAGGGGGCGCGAGTCCTGAACCAGACGATGCCGCAGGTTGCCGCCAGACTGGGCGATACGGTTACAATCTGGCATCAAAGCGGAAAAGGCGCGCAGCTCACGGTAGAGCAGGCATATGCCGGGGCGGGACAACCGCAGCATAAGGTAACGGAATTTATCGATGACATGGCCGCCGCCTATGCGTGGGCGGATGTAGTGGTATGTCGTTCCGGCGCTTTAACGGTGAGCGAGATCGCCGCCGCCGGGTTACCGGCGATATTCGTGCCGTTTCAGCATAAAGACAGGCAGCAGTACTGGAATGCGCTGCCGTTAGAAAACGCCGGCGCAGCTAAGATTTTTGAGCAGCCGCAGTTTACTGTAGAGGCTGTCGCCGACACCCTGGCGGGGTGGTCGCGCGAGGCGTTGTTAACCATGGCGGAGCGTGCCCGCGCGGTATCCATTCCGGATGCTACCGAGCGCGTCGCCAGTGAAGTTAGCCGGGTTGCCCGGACATAA
- the murC gene encoding L-alanine adding enzyme (similar to E. coli L-alanine adding enzyme, UDP-N-acetyl-muramate:alanine ligase (AAC73202.1); Blastp hit to AAC73202.1 (491 aa), 94% identity in aa 1 - 490) — translation MNTQQLAKLRSIVPEMRRVRHIHFVGIGGAGMGGIAEVLANEGYQISGSDLAPNPVTQQLTSLGATIFFNHRPENVRDASVVVVSSAISADNPEIVAAHEARIPVIRRAEMLAELMRFRHGIAIAGTHGKTTTTAMVSSIYAEAGLDPTFVNGGLVKAAGVHARLGHSRYLIAEADESDASFLHLQPMVAIVTNIEADHMDTYHGDFENLKQTFINFLHNLPFYGRAVMCVDDPVIRELLPRVGRQTTTYGFSEDADVRVEDYQQIGPQGHFTLLRQGMPDLHVTLNAPGRHNALNAAAAVAVATEEGIADDAILRALESFQGTGRRFDFLGEFPLEPVNGKAGTAMLVDDYGHHPTEVDATIKAARAGWPDKNLVMLFQPHRYTRTRDLYDDFANVLTQVDALLMLDVYPAGEAPIPGADSRSLCRTIRNRGKIDPILVSDPAQVATMLAPVLTGNDLILVQGAGNVGKIARYLSEIKLKPQIQEEEQHG, via the coding sequence ATGAATACACAACAACTGGCAAAACTGCGTTCCATCGTGCCCGAAATGCGTCGCGTTCGGCACATTCACTTTGTCGGCATCGGTGGTGCTGGTATGGGCGGTATTGCCGAAGTTCTGGCCAATGAAGGGTATCAGATCAGTGGTTCCGATTTAGCGCCGAATCCGGTGACCCAGCAGTTGACGAGCCTGGGGGCGACGATTTTCTTTAACCATCGTCCGGAAAATGTGCGTGATGCCAGCGTGGTCGTCGTTTCCAGCGCAATTTCCGCGGATAACCCGGAAATTGTCGCGGCGCATGAAGCGCGTATTCCGGTTATTCGCCGTGCGGAAATGCTGGCGGAACTGATGCGTTTTCGCCACGGCATCGCCATTGCCGGGACGCACGGAAAAACCACAACGACCGCGATGGTGTCCAGTATTTATGCCGAAGCGGGGCTGGACCCGACTTTCGTGAATGGCGGACTGGTGAAAGCCGCAGGCGTTCATGCGCGTCTGGGCCATAGTCGTTACCTGATTGCCGAGGCAGATGAGAGCGACGCGTCCTTCCTGCATTTGCAGCCGATGGTCGCGATCGTCACCAACATCGAAGCCGACCATATGGATACCTATCATGGCGACTTTGAAAATTTAAAGCAGACGTTTATTAACTTCCTGCATAACCTGCCGTTCTACGGTCGCGCGGTAATGTGCGTCGATGATCCGGTCATCCGCGAGTTGCTGCCGCGGGTGGGGCGTCAGACCACGACGTATGGCTTTAGCGAGGATGCTGACGTCCGCGTAGAAGATTATCAGCAGATAGGGCCGCAGGGGCACTTTACGCTGTTGCGCCAGGGAATGCCGGATCTGCATGTCACGTTGAATGCGCCGGGTCGCCACAATGCCCTGAATGCCGCGGCGGCAGTGGCGGTAGCGACCGAAGAAGGCATCGCCGATGACGCTATCCTGCGCGCGCTGGAAAGCTTCCAGGGGACCGGGCGTCGTTTTGACTTCCTCGGCGAGTTCCCGCTTGAGCCGGTGAATGGTAAAGCCGGGACGGCGATGCTGGTGGATGACTATGGTCATCATCCGACTGAAGTAGATGCCACCATTAAAGCTGCGCGAGCAGGGTGGCCGGATAAAAACCTGGTGATGCTGTTTCAGCCGCACCGTTACACGCGCACGCGCGATCTGTATGACGATTTCGCCAATGTGCTGACCCAGGTCGATGCGCTGCTGATGCTGGACGTTTACCCGGCGGGTGAAGCGCCGATTCCGGGCGCGGATAGCCGTTCTTTATGTCGTACGATTCGTAATCGGGGAAAAATTGACCCGATTCTGGTTTCCGATCCGGCTCAGGTTGCGACAATGTTAGCGCCGGTGCTGACGGGTAACGACTTGATATTAGTGCAAGGCGCAGGAAATGTTGGCAAAATTGCGCGTTACTTATCTGAAATCAAGCTGAAGCCGCAAATCCAGGAGGAAGAGCAACATGGCTGA
- the ddlB gene encoding D-alanine-D-alanine ligase B (affects cell division; similar to E. coli D-alanine-D-alanine ligase B, affects cell division (AAC73203.1); Blastp hit to AAC73203.1 (306 aa), 90% identity in aa 1 - 306), with product MADKIAVLLGGTSAERDVSLNSGAAVLAGLREGGINAHPVDPQEVDVAQLKAMGFQKVFIALHGRGGEDGTLQGMLELLGLPYTGSGVMASALSMDKLRSKLLWQGAGLPVAPWVALTRAEFEKGLSEEQKARISALGLPLIVKPSREGSSVGMTKVVEENALQGALSLAFQHDDEILIEKWLCGPEFTVAIVGEEILPSIRIQPAGTFYDYEAKYLSDETQYFCPAGLDASQEAALQSLVLQAWKALGCTGWGRIDVMLDSDGQFYLLEANTSPGMTSHSLVPMAARQAGMSFSQLVVRILELAD from the coding sequence ATGGCTGATAAAATCGCGGTCCTGTTGGGCGGAACCTCTGCGGAGCGGGACGTTTCGTTAAATTCCGGCGCGGCAGTGTTGGCCGGGCTACGTGAAGGCGGCATTAATGCGCATCCCGTCGATCCGCAAGAGGTCGATGTCGCGCAGCTTAAAGCAATGGGCTTTCAGAAGGTCTTTATTGCGTTGCATGGCCGTGGCGGTGAAGATGGCACCTTACAGGGAATGCTTGAACTGCTCGGCCTGCCTTATACCGGTAGCGGCGTGATGGCCTCGGCGCTTTCCATGGATAAACTGCGCAGTAAATTGCTGTGGCAGGGCGCAGGCTTACCGGTTGCGCCGTGGGTCGCGCTGACGCGCGCTGAGTTTGAAAAAGGTCTTAGCGAAGAACAAAAAGCGCGAATTTCGGCGCTGGGTTTACCGCTGATCGTCAAACCCAGCCGTGAAGGCTCCAGCGTCGGTATGACGAAAGTAGTAGAAGAAAATGCTTTACAGGGTGCGTTATCATTGGCTTTTCAGCATGATGACGAAATACTGATTGAGAAATGGCTGTGCGGTCCGGAATTTACAGTGGCGATAGTTGGCGAAGAAATTTTACCGTCAATTCGTATCCAACCGGCAGGAACCTTCTATGATTATGAGGCGAAGTATCTCTCTGATGAGACTCAGTATTTCTGCCCTGCCGGTTTAGATGCGTCCCAGGAAGCCGCGCTACAGTCTCTCGTCCTGCAGGCATGGAAAGCTTTAGGCTGCACGGGATGGGGGCGTATTGACGTCATGCTGGACAGCGATGGTCAGTTTTATCTGCTGGAAGCCAATACTTCTCCGGGGATGACCAGCCATAGTCTGGTGCCGATGGCGGCGCGTCAGGCGGGAATGAGCTTCTCGCAGTTAGTGGTACGAATTCTGGAGTTGGCGGACTGA
- the ftsQ gene encoding cell division protein (ingrowth of wall at septum; similar to E. coli cell division protein; ingrowth of wall at septum (AAC73204.1); Blastp hit to AAC73204.1 (276 aa), 93% identity in aa 1 - 276): MSQAALNTRNSDEETPSSRRNNGTRLAGILFLLTVLCTVFVSGWVVLGWMEDAQRLPLSKLVLTGERHYTRNDDIRQAILALGAPGTFMTQDVNIIQSQIERLPWIKQASVRKQWPDELKIHLVEYVPIARWNDQHMVDAEGNTFSVPSDRIGKQVLPMLYGPEGSASEVLQGYREMGQVLAKDKFTLKEAAMTARRSWQLTLNNGIKLNLGRGDTMKRLARFVELYPVLQQQAQTDGKRISYVDLRYDSGAAVGWAPLPPEESNQQQNQAQAEQQ, from the coding sequence ATGTCGCAGGCTGCGCTGAACACGCGAAACAGTGATGAAGAGACGCCTTCTTCACGCCGCAATAATGGAACGCGTCTTGCAGGAATTTTATTCCTGCTGACGGTACTGTGCACCGTGTTTGTTAGCGGGTGGGTCGTGTTAGGGTGGATGGAAGATGCGCAGCGTTTACCGTTATCAAAGCTGGTATTAACCGGCGAGCGTCACTACACGCGTAACGATGATATCCGTCAGGCGATACTGGCTCTGGGCGCGCCGGGAACCTTCATGACGCAGGATGTGAACATTATCCAGAGCCAGATTGAGCGTTTGCCGTGGATTAAACAGGCCAGCGTCAGAAAACAGTGGCCTGATGAATTGAAGATTCATCTGGTTGAATATGTGCCGATTGCGCGTTGGAATGATCAACATATGGTCGATGCTGAAGGGAACACCTTCAGCGTGCCGTCAGACCGCATCGGCAAACAGGTTTTACCCATGTTGTATGGCCCGGAAGGCAGCGCGAGTGAAGTGTTGCAGGGATACCGCGAGATGGGGCAGGTGCTGGCTAAGGATAAATTCACTCTAAAGGAAGCGGCGATGACCGCACGTCGCTCCTGGCAATTGACGCTTAATAACGGCATTAAGCTCAATCTCGGCAGGGGCGATACGATGAAAAGGTTGGCTCGCTTTGTAGAACTCTATCCGGTTTTACAGCAGCAGGCGCAAACCGATGGCAAACGGATTAGCTACGTTGATTTGCGTTATGACTCAGGTGCGGCAGTTGGCTGGGCGCCGCTCCCCCCTGAGGAATCTAATCAGCAACAGAATCAGGCACAGGCAGAACAACAATGA
- the ftsA gene encoding ATP-binding cell division protein (septation process protein; complexes with FtsZ; associated with junctions of inner and outer membranes; similar to E. coli ATP-binding cell division protein, septation process, complexes with FtsZ, associated with junctions of inner and outer membranes (AAC73205.1); Blastp hit to AAC73205.1 (420 aa), 99% identity in aa 1 - 420) produces MIKATDRKLVVGLEIGTAKVAALVGEVLPDGMVNIIGVGSCPSRGMDKGGVNDLESVVKCVQRAIDQAELMADCQISSVYLALSGKHISCQNEIGMVPISEEEVTQEDVENVVHTAKSVRVRDEHRVLHVIPQEYAIDYQEGIKNPVGLSGVRMQAKVHLITCHNDMAKNIVKAVERCGLKVDQLIFAGLAASYSVLTEDERELGVCVVDIGGGTMDIAVYTGGALRHTKVIPYAGNVVTSDIAYAFGTPPSDAEAIKVRHGCALGSIVGKDESVEVPSVGGRPPRSLQRQTLAEVIEPRYTELLNLVNEEILQLQEQLRQQGVKHHLAAGIVLTGGAAQIEGLAACAQRVFHTQVRIGAPLNITGLTDYAQEPYYSTAVGLLHYGKESHLNGEAEVEKRVTASVGSWIKRLNSWLRKEF; encoded by the coding sequence ATGATCAAGGCGACGGACAGAAAACTGGTAGTAGGACTGGAGATTGGCACCGCGAAGGTTGCCGCTTTAGTAGGGGAAGTTCTGCCCGACGGTATGGTCAATATCATTGGCGTGGGCAGTTGCCCATCGCGGGGTATGGATAAAGGCGGGGTGAATGACCTTGAGTCAGTGGTGAAATGCGTTCAGCGCGCCATTGACCAGGCGGAATTGATGGCCGATTGCCAGATCTCCTCGGTATATCTGGCGCTTTCCGGCAAACATATTAGCTGTCAGAATGAAATTGGTATGGTGCCCATTTCCGAAGAGGAAGTGACGCAAGAAGATGTGGAAAACGTCGTGCATACTGCGAAGTCAGTGCGCGTGCGCGATGAACATCGCGTGCTGCATGTGATTCCTCAGGAGTACGCCATTGACTACCAGGAAGGCATTAAAAATCCGGTCGGTCTTTCCGGCGTGCGTATGCAGGCGAAAGTACATTTGATTACCTGCCACAACGATATGGCAAAAAACATTGTCAAAGCTGTTGAACGTTGTGGTCTGAAAGTTGACCAACTGATATTTGCCGGACTGGCGGCCAGTTATTCCGTGTTAACGGAAGATGAACGTGAACTGGGCGTCTGTGTCGTGGATATCGGCGGTGGTACAATGGATATCGCCGTTTATACTGGCGGCGCGCTGCGTCATACCAAAGTGATCCCTTACGCGGGGAACGTGGTGACCAGCGATATCGCTTATGCCTTTGGTACGCCGCCGAGCGATGCTGAAGCCATTAAAGTTCGCCACGGTTGCGCGCTGGGTTCCATTGTCGGTAAAGACGAGAGCGTTGAAGTACCGAGCGTAGGCGGGCGTCCGCCGCGCAGCCTGCAACGCCAGACGCTGGCGGAAGTGATTGAGCCGCGTTACACCGAGCTGCTCAATCTGGTCAACGAAGAGATATTGCAATTACAGGAACAGCTTCGCCAACAAGGGGTAAAACATCACCTGGCGGCGGGGATTGTGTTAACCGGCGGCGCGGCGCAAATCGAAGGGCTTGCTGCTTGCGCTCAGCGCGTGTTTCATACGCAGGTGCGTATCGGCGCGCCGCTGAATATCACCGGTCTGACGGATTATGCCCAGGAGCCGTATTACTCAACGGCGGTGGGATTGCTTCACTACGGGAAAGAGTCCCACTTAAACGGTGAAGCAGAAGTGGAAAAACGTGTTACGGCATCAGTTGGCTCGTGGATCAAGCGACTTAATAGCTGGCTGCGAAAAGAGTTTTAA